A window of Sebaldella sp. S0638 genomic DNA:
GGGGTAAACAAAAGTATGATTTTTCCAATGATAGTAGGAAAATTAGTTGGGGGAATTACTGCAATAGTTGTAGCAAAAATATTATTCGCAAGAAAAAAGACTAAAGTAGAAAAATAATCTAAAGTTACTGGTGTTTAGATAATCAATATCAGAACACTTGTCCTCATCTGTTCGTTTTTAGTCAGAAAATGAGGATAAAACAAGGTACTGGGAGGAAAAATCAAATGGATTTTAAAGATTTAGATAAAAATATGCTTGAAACTATTATTAGAAAAGTAGTAGAGCAGGAATTAGGAAAAAACGGAAATACTTTTGAAAAATATATGGATAAAAGCGGTGTAGGAGTGGTGAAAGCACGTACTGTAAAGCCTGAGAAATTCGATACAGGAAATCCAAATGACAAAGTATATCTTACAGATGTTTTTTCTATAGATGAAAGTGAAAGACTGAGCTGCGGAGTTATGGAAATGGAAGAGTCTACATTTGACTGGACTTTGAACTATGATGAAGTAGATTATGTAATGGAAGGAACACTGGAAATAATAATTGACGGCAGAAAAGTAACAGGGAATAAGGGAGATATTATCTTAATCCCGAAAGGGTCAAAAATAAAGTTCAGTGCACCTGATTATGCAAGATTTTTATACGTTATTTACCCTGCAAACTGGCAGGATACTTGTAAGTAAATAAGTAACTTAACTGTTTTAATACCAACCTAAATAAATAATTAACTGCCTGGAATGGAAAAGAAAGAAAACAGCTGTGATTTTCAAACTGAAATTATGCTGGGAGTATTGATAATTCTCTTTCAGGCAGTGTTTTTACTAATGCTTGTTTTTTAAAAAAAAATATGATAAAATATGTTGTCAGACTTTATTGGAAACAATACAATTTTGAAAAGATTAAAAAGAATCAATATATTTTTTTGTATTTTTTTAGAATGAACATTCATTAAGAACTGAGTTCAAATAATTATCATTTTAAAGTGGTAAAACTATTTGAAAATAAAATATCAATTAATTTCTCAAAGAAACAGGTATAAGAATACAGAATTTTAATATATAGTGGAATTGAAGAAGGAGAAATTTAAAAAAAGAAAGATGGAGAGAAAAATGAAAACTAAAAATGCATGGAAAAACAATTTGAGTGTATTGGGCTTTTTTCTATCTGCAGCAGCAGTTGCTGAATCAAAAACTATATATGAAGTTTCAGGAACAGATTTTACACAGACAATTTGGAATAACTCGGCAGGTTCGACTCCTAAATACGGGGATGATGTTACGATTATCACGTCCGGTTCGGGAAATGGCGCCGGAATAGGTGCAAACGCAGGTGTTTATTCTAATTTTGGCGGAGATATGATAGTAGGAGACAGGCTTACCATAAAAACAACAGGAACGGCAGCAGATGCTATCCGTACCAATCCTTCGGGAACCAGTGATTATAATAATTCAACTGGTGTAATAACTATAGGAAACGGACTTGTTGTAAGAGTATCCGGAGTGAGTGCCGATGGTATAAATGCAAATGGTCAGTCAAAGGTAATTGTCGGAGATGAAGCTGATTTCACAGTAGCCGGAATAGCAGGTTATGCAGTGAGAGCGAATCACAGCAGTGAGGTAACTGTAGGTGACAAAATGAAAGTGGAAGTGAATGCGGGAAGCTCTTATGCAGTGTATACCGACAGAGGAAGTGCATCTACAACAGGATATACCGGAGGTTCTTCCATAAAAATAGGGAAAGATTCAGAAATGAAAACAACCGGAAGTTCAGCTCACGCAGTATATCTTAACAATGTGGACAGCTCAATACTAATAGGCGATAACGGAACAATACTTACAAACGGAAATAATTCAGACGGACTTATAATCAGCGCAAACGGATCAGGCGGAATTATTACTGTGGGAAATGACTTTAGTATAGAAACACTGAAAGAAAAATCAGACGGAATTGTGACTGCGAAAGATGGAGTAGTAAATGCAGGAGATAATTTCAGCATAAAAACAAACGATAAGGAATCTACGGGAATCACAGCTAAAGATTCAAGTAAAATTATAACAGGAAATAATACAACAATAAATACGCTGGGAAGCAAATCACACGGAATCTTCCTGAATAGTCCAAATGCAGGTGTTGACTCTAATTCAGTTTCGATAACAACCACTGGTGAATTATCAGACGGGATTCTGGTTTCTTCGGGTGGTCATGCAGCGGCAGGAGTTCTTAACATAGAGACTAATGATGCTTCTTCATACGGTATTCATCTAATCGGCGATAGTTCGAGCGTTAACTCTACTTCGGGCGGAAGAATACATTCTGAAGGAACAGCAATAAAATTTCAGACAAATTCAGCAGGAACAGACGGACAGAAAGTCACACTGTATGGAGTCACGCTGACAAATAACGGGACTGCGGCAAGTATAGTGACAGGAAGCGCCACTGATGTGGATAATGAGGGGAATCTTATACAAGCAGGCGGAGTGACTGCGATTAACGGCAACACAGATCAGGTTTTAGACAGTACACTCAGCTTATACAGCAGTACAGCAACAGCAGGAGGGAATAAAGATTTATTAAATGTAAGCAATGGAAGTACATTTACATTTAATAACGATAATACAATACTTACAGGAAATATAGAATCAGATAATACCAGTAATGTAACTGTAAACCTTAATAATAATTCATGGCTCACAGGTGCAGTTAATAATATAAATAATGTTAACGCCCTTGATATGAATATAGTATCAAGTACATGGGAAGTAACAGATGATTCATGGGTCAGAGATCTTAATAATTCCGGGACAGTTACTTTTAACGACACCGGAAAAACATTAACGGTAAATGGAGATTATACAGGAAATAACGGAGTTTTAAATATAAAAACAGTTCTTGAAGATGATAATTCCATCACTGATAAACTGCATGTAATAGGAAATACATCTGGAGAAACACTGGTAAATGTAGAAAAAGCAGGTGGGAACGGAGCTGCTACAAATGAAGGAATAAAAATAATAGAAATAGACGGTAATTCATCAGGGAATTTTAATCTGGCGGCACCTGTTCAGGCAGGAATATATGAGTATAATCTGTATAAAGGCGGAGTGAGTATACCCAATGACGGTGACTGGTATTTGAGGTCTTACCTTTATACGAAGCCTGAAGAACCTGAAAAGCCCGGAGAGCCTCAAGAACCAGA
This region includes:
- a CDS encoding cupin domain-containing protein, whose product is MDFKDLDKNMLETIIRKVVEQELGKNGNTFEKYMDKSGVGVVKARTVKPEKFDTGNPNDKVYLTDVFSIDESERLSCGVMEMEESTFDWTLNYDEVDYVMEGTLEIIIDGRKVTGNKGDIILIPKGSKIKFSAPDYARFLYVIYPANWQDTCK
- a CDS encoding autotransporter outer membrane beta-barrel domain-containing protein, with the translated sequence MKTKNAWKNNLSVLGFFLSAAAVAESKTIYEVSGTDFTQTIWNNSAGSTPKYGDDVTIITSGSGNGAGIGANAGVYSNFGGDMIVGDRLTIKTTGTAADAIRTNPSGTSDYNNSTGVITIGNGLVVRVSGVSADGINANGQSKVIVGDEADFTVAGIAGYAVRANHSSEVTVGDKMKVEVNAGSSYAVYTDRGSASTTGYTGGSSIKIGKDSEMKTTGSSAHAVYLNNVDSSILIGDNGTILTNGNNSDGLIISANGSGGIITVGNDFSIETLKEKSDGIVTAKDGVVNAGDNFSIKTNDKESTGITAKDSSKIITGNNTTINTLGSKSHGIFLNSPNAGVDSNSVSITTTGELSDGILVSSGGHAAAGVLNIETNDASSYGIHLIGDSSSVNSTSGGRIHSEGTAIKFQTNSAGTDGQKVTLYGVTLTNNGTAASIVTGSATDVDNEGNLIQAGGVTAINGNTDQVLDSTLSLYSSTATAGGNKDLLNVSNGSTFTFNNDNTILTGNIESDNTSNVTVNLNNNSWLTGAVNNINNVNALDMNIVSSTWEVTDDSWVRDLNNSGTVTFNDTGKTLTVNGDYTGNNGVLNIKTVLEDDNSITDKLHVIGNTSGETLVNVEKAGGNGAATNEGIKIIEIDGNSSGNFNLAAPVQAGIYEYNLYKGGVSIPNDGDWYLRSYLYTKPEEPEKPGEPQEPEKVTPPVNSQDPVITYRPGVSNYISGQKANAEQGMLQLSTYHQRMGRQEKEYTEDKQMWIRAYGGHQRNDGKNRFDYEQTITGVQFGMDIYDSVNSAGTIDNAGFILDYSYANTRFFDNLRSEKNTGRMHAQSAAVGGYYTKTASNSAYLDIVGLVSVLNNNFKDSYGDKSTQEGWRTGISAEAGLPFVNESGWGIEPQIQIMYQYTHYSSFNDSYSHIDGYNTDMLRGRGGLRVFKDMSSNGSQIYGVANIVHDFTDFKDLRIDGTSIGEDYDKSYGEAGLGFNLKTTEKTSIYGDARYQKSFGGNMDNAVLSVGFKAEF